In one window of Pseudoalteromonas sp. GCY DNA:
- the glgX gene encoding glycogen debranching protein GlgX, which translates to MLTSYRGDHQLLGATASDKGVNFCVYAPKAKRVTLCLFDKSGHSEVNRLGMFRHEGGNWSLFIEGAQVGDLYGYRVDGEYSAEKGLLFNANKLLLDPYCRDFFGEFTWSERHFCHLPVGHLNPSDNACDMPKSKVTAIEKYQGKRPKTPWSKTVIYECHVKGATVRHPDIPSKHQGKYLGIAEQTFIDHLKHIGVTAIELLPVHAFINEQFLTTKGLKNYWGYNSLNFFTPHKSYLVNDDINEFKVMVERLHQAGIEVILDVVFNHTAEGGLDGPTISFKGFDNLTYYSTLPSKPNVYINDTGCGNTMNISNPVVLRLVLDSLRYWVEYMGVDGFRFDLATILARQASGFSNQHAFLQAIHQDPVLSKVKLIAEPWDIGPGGYQLGQFPSPWREWNDKYRDTVRRFWRGDEGVLPELAMRIHGSSDLFEHNLRGPLNSINFLTSHDGFSLFDWTAYEHKHNEANGEANRDGHSENFSFNCGVEGFSADPQINELRLSMQKNALLTLFLSKGIPMICAGTEMAHTQSGNNNAYCQDNCTSWLAWKNHQQHHALTFFIQDLLALRKQFAAFSHSFYVHDSDSRFAVNWFNEQAKPLSPEQWREPSRKWLSYTITDQQLGQSLLIILNASESALQIKLPFSAFSSHWQQAITTAVEPQRPELDSYLQVPAKSAWIFTSIKGDEKHG; encoded by the coding sequence ATGCTAACCAGTTATCGCGGCGATCATCAATTATTGGGTGCGACGGCCAGTGATAAAGGCGTTAACTTCTGTGTTTATGCACCGAAAGCGAAACGCGTAACCCTGTGTCTGTTTGACAAAAGCGGTCATAGCGAAGTGAATCGGTTAGGAATGTTTCGGCATGAAGGCGGAAATTGGTCACTGTTTATCGAGGGAGCACAAGTCGGAGACTTGTATGGCTATCGTGTAGATGGAGAGTATAGCGCGGAAAAAGGCCTGCTTTTCAATGCCAATAAGTTACTCTTAGACCCATATTGTCGCGACTTTTTTGGGGAGTTTACTTGGAGTGAACGGCATTTTTGCCATTTGCCAGTAGGCCATTTAAACCCATCTGATAACGCCTGTGATATGCCAAAGAGTAAAGTGACGGCGATTGAGAAGTATCAAGGGAAGCGACCCAAGACTCCGTGGAGTAAAACGGTGATCTATGAATGTCATGTTAAGGGGGCAACTGTCCGACATCCAGATATTCCAAGTAAACACCAAGGAAAATACTTAGGGATTGCAGAACAAACTTTTATCGATCACCTCAAGCATATTGGTGTTACCGCGATTGAGCTGCTGCCTGTGCATGCGTTTATCAACGAGCAATTTCTTACGACCAAAGGGCTAAAAAATTATTGGGGATATAACAGCCTCAACTTTTTTACGCCACACAAAAGTTATCTCGTTAACGACGACATCAACGAATTTAAGGTAATGGTAGAGCGGCTCCATCAAGCTGGTATTGAGGTTATTTTGGATGTGGTGTTTAACCATACTGCGGAAGGTGGCTTGGATGGCCCGACAATTAGCTTTAAAGGGTTTGATAACCTGACTTATTACAGCACCTTGCCGAGTAAGCCCAATGTCTACATTAATGACACGGGCTGTGGAAACACAATGAATATCTCGAACCCAGTGGTATTAAGGCTTGTTTTAGACAGCTTACGCTATTGGGTAGAATACATGGGGGTGGACGGTTTTCGTTTTGATTTGGCGACGATCCTTGCTCGTCAAGCCTCGGGGTTTTCAAATCAACATGCATTTTTGCAAGCGATCCATCAAGACCCAGTGCTTAGCAAAGTAAAACTGATTGCCGAGCCTTGGGATATTGGTCCTGGAGGGTATCAACTTGGACAATTTCCCTCCCCTTGGCGTGAGTGGAATGATAAATATCGAGATACCGTTAGGCGCTTTTGGCGTGGCGATGAAGGAGTATTGCCAGAGCTTGCGATGCGTATTCATGGCTCAAGTGACCTGTTTGAACATAACTTACGTGGTCCTTTGAACTCGATAAACTTTCTTACCAGCCACGATGGTTTCTCATTGTTTGATTGGACGGCTTACGAGCATAAACACAATGAAGCAAACGGTGAGGCAAATAGAGACGGGCACAGTGAAAACTTTTCATTTAATTGTGGGGTAGAAGGGTTCAGTGCTGACCCTCAAATAAATGAATTGCGCCTCAGTATGCAGAAAAATGCATTACTCACTTTGTTTTTATCCAAAGGGATCCCGATGATTTGTGCGGGAACCGAAATGGCACATACGCAAAGTGGCAATAATAATGCCTACTGCCAAGACAACTGTACTAGCTGGCTTGCGTGGAAAAACCACCAGCAACACCACGCTTTAACCTTCTTTATCCAAGACTTACTCGCGCTTCGTAAGCAGTTTGCCGCGTTTTCTCACTCATTTTATGTTCATGACAGTGACAGTCGTTTTGCTGTGAATTGGTTTAATGAACAAGCAAAGCCGTTATCGCCTGAACAATGGCGAGAGCCAAGCCGCAAATGGTTGAGTTACACCATTACCGATCAGCAGTTAGGGCAAAGCTTATTGATAATACTGAACGCCAGTGAGAGTGCGCTGCAAATAAAGCTGCCATTTAGCGCATTTTCGTCTCATTGGCAGCAAGCAATTACCACCGCGGTTGAGCCGCAAAGACCAGAGTTAGATTCTTATTTACAGGTTCCAGCTAAGTCAGCATGGATATTTACATCAATCAAAGGGGATGAAAAGCATGGCTAA
- the glgB gene encoding 1,4-alpha-glucan branching protein GlgB yields the protein MNTRAKIEDAQVDDYISQLAALDAGKCRDPFAFLGLHQLDAKRSVVRCFIPGAKEVKVLTNDSSYALERFRKSALFTLDFKADDISKDYQLEVHYPEQTVTARDVYSFDSCLADDALYLFNEGTQAQAYLHLGAHQVEIEGVIGFRFGVWAPNALSVSVIGEFNHWQAVQHPMRLHPASGVWELFIPALDVDCCYKFAITTVEGERIEKADPFAFKMEQAPGTASITQARPAAFTLSQADHDKKALRNKIDAPISIYEVHLGSWKRREEENNRYLTYRELAEDLIPYVKSLGFTHLQLMPISEYPFDGSWGYQPVGLFSPTSRFGGVEDFAYFVERCHREELGLLIDWVPGHFPSDPHGLHKFDGTHLFEHADKRQGFHPDWNTYIFNYDRAEVKSFLLSNAMYWIKEYAIDGLRVDAVASMLYLDYSRKHGEWVPNQYGGRENLGAIECLKSVNTKCYGADEGIMMVAEESTAWPGVTRSVEHDGLGFGYKWNMGWMNDTLNYMSKDPIHRKYHHHEMTFSMVYAYSENYILPLSHDEVVHGKGALLSKMPGDDWQQFANLRAYYGFMFAHPGKKLLFMGAELAPREEWDHNQQLNWKLLETEAHQGVYKCVKALNTTYKSTPQLFECDSKSTGFNWIDGGNAEQSIFSFVRYGRDGVTPLVVIANFTPQTHFQFRLGVPSSGVYQVILNTDDKSFWGSGVGVVAHKQQLIESKNIASHGLEQSIDITVPPLATVYLQLISGGTC from the coding sequence ATGAATACAAGAGCAAAAATAGAAGACGCCCAAGTAGATGACTACATCAGTCAATTAGCCGCTTTGGACGCTGGTAAGTGTCGCGACCCATTTGCCTTTTTAGGGCTACACCAGCTAGATGCGAAGCGCTCAGTCGTGCGCTGTTTTATTCCAGGTGCGAAAGAAGTTAAGGTGCTTACCAACGATAGCAGCTATGCTCTTGAACGGTTTCGAAAAAGTGCGTTATTCACATTAGATTTTAAAGCGGATGATATCAGCAAAGATTACCAGCTTGAAGTGCACTACCCAGAGCAAACCGTCACTGCGAGGGACGTATATAGTTTTGATAGTTGCTTGGCTGATGATGCCTTGTACTTATTTAATGAAGGGACACAAGCCCAAGCTTATTTGCATTTAGGAGCACATCAAGTAGAGATAGAGGGGGTAATAGGGTTTCGATTTGGTGTTTGGGCACCAAATGCGTTGTCTGTTTCTGTGATAGGTGAGTTTAACCATTGGCAGGCCGTGCAGCATCCAATGCGATTACATCCAGCCAGTGGTGTATGGGAGCTTTTTATTCCGGCGCTGGATGTTGACTGCTGCTATAAATTTGCAATCACCACAGTTGAGGGTGAGCGTATAGAAAAGGCCGACCCTTTTGCATTTAAAATGGAACAAGCACCAGGCACTGCGAGTATAACTCAGGCGCGACCAGCCGCTTTCACATTGAGCCAAGCTGATCATGATAAAAAGGCGCTACGTAATAAAATCGATGCACCCATTAGTATTTATGAAGTGCATTTGGGCTCTTGGAAACGCCGAGAGGAAGAAAATAATCGCTATCTCACGTATCGGGAGTTAGCGGAAGACCTTATCCCCTATGTAAAGTCACTGGGGTTTACCCATCTGCAACTTATGCCTATCAGTGAATATCCTTTTGACGGCTCGTGGGGTTACCAACCAGTGGGGTTATTTTCGCCAACTAGTCGTTTTGGTGGCGTGGAGGATTTTGCTTACTTCGTCGAACGCTGTCATCGTGAAGAACTCGGATTACTTATCGACTGGGTGCCAGGACATTTCCCGTCAGATCCCCATGGTTTACATAAGTTTGATGGCACTCATCTATTCGAACATGCTGATAAGCGTCAAGGGTTTCACCCAGATTGGAACACCTATATTTTTAACTACGACCGGGCTGAAGTAAAAAGCTTTTTGCTGTCGAATGCGATGTATTGGATCAAAGAATACGCCATCGATGGGTTACGAGTTGATGCCGTGGCATCGATGCTTTACTTGGATTACAGCCGTAAACATGGGGAATGGGTGCCAAATCAATATGGCGGCCGTGAAAACCTAGGTGCAATTGAGTGCCTCAAATCAGTCAATACCAAATGCTATGGCGCTGACGAAGGTATTATGATGGTCGCTGAAGAATCCACAGCCTGGCCCGGTGTTACTCGCAGTGTTGAACACGATGGTTTAGGTTTTGGCTATAAGTGGAATATGGGGTGGATGAATGACACGCTAAACTATATGTCCAAAGACCCAATTCATCGCAAGTACCATCACCATGAAATGACCTTTTCGATGGTGTATGCCTATTCTGAAAATTACATCTTGCCATTAAGTCACGATGAAGTGGTACATGGTAAAGGTGCGTTACTGAGCAAAATGCCAGGAGACGATTGGCAGCAATTCGCTAATTTACGTGCCTACTATGGCTTTATGTTTGCCCACCCAGGTAAAAAGTTGCTGTTCATGGGCGCTGAACTTGCTCCCCGAGAGGAGTGGGATCATAACCAACAACTCAACTGGAAGTTGCTTGAAACTGAAGCGCATCAAGGCGTGTATAAGTGTGTCAAAGCGCTCAATACGACCTATAAATCAACGCCGCAATTATTCGAGTGTGATAGTAAATCAACAGGATTTAATTGGATTGATGGGGGGAATGCTGAGCAAAGCATATTTAGTTTTGTACGCTATGGACGAGATGGTGTCACACCGCTGGTGGTGATCGCAAACTTTACGCCACAAACCCATTTTCAGTTCCGCTTAGGTGTGCCGTCATCGGGTGTGTATCAAGTTATTTTAAACACGGATGACAAATCGTTTTGGGGGAGCGGCGTTGGAGTCGTTGCACATAAACAACAACTAATTGAATCGAAAAATATAGCAAGCCATGGCCTTGAGCAAAGTATCGATATAACTGTTCCGCCTTTGGCAACCGTGTATTTGCAGCTGATCTCTGGTGGCACATGCTAA
- the malQ gene encoding 4-alpha-glucanotransferase, whose product MDNIAQLLYLYGIGYEYHKYTGDHVVFDHQTRLQALQECGVDVSNLDEINTLNFELDIAKWLTPVEAITLVCKETPTITVRVDVGLQINELTVSIPALGYCCVCDPNKQVAIGDYRYQDTRYVQLEMPINAIEVGYHSAEIMLNGARFETELWVTPRQCYDPIEQHKKLLGLSIQLYSLKPAGSKLSADFYELKQLVEASAAEGVDYILLNPLHLLFVDEPEKASPYSPNDRRLLHPFYISIELLCEQFGLDVSVFADYLDVSKSNLSATYLDMTHCMESKLNALRFAWQLLCEQNGAWRADFARFCQTKQQELKAFEDDEFAKFLQWLAFEQLTQCQSSALNAGMAVGLINDLAVGCADGSSEYNSNKNLYAEHACVGAPPDPWAELGQNWGLPALNPVKLKAQRFAFFKQLIQANITGVGALRIDHVMGLRRLWWCFYQDQQQTGCYVYYPFEYLLAILKIESVKHQVMIIGEDLGVVPIEIKEAMSESHIYSNILFYFEKDYHGQFLAPTHYKHNALLMVANHDVPPFFGWWSHDDLRLKREYQLLSEPQLTKADEERASEREKLCHWLGRYGEVSVSLASEARDVYQALINVLAKSPAKMLTIQFDDLDEQKLPVNIPGTDQEYPNWRRRLNQTSAEIIARSRPLIRDAVTSRNE is encoded by the coding sequence ATGGACAACATTGCTCAGCTTCTTTATCTCTATGGTATTGGTTATGAGTACCATAAATACACGGGTGATCATGTGGTATTTGATCACCAAACTCGCCTACAGGCATTGCAGGAGTGCGGTGTTGATGTCAGCAATCTAGATGAAATAAATACACTCAATTTTGAGTTGGATATTGCTAAGTGGTTAACGCCAGTTGAAGCCATTACTTTGGTTTGCAAAGAGACACCAACTATCACGGTAAGAGTGGATGTCGGCCTGCAGATTAACGAATTAACTGTGTCGATCCCTGCATTGGGTTATTGCTGTGTTTGCGATCCCAACAAGCAAGTAGCGATTGGGGATTACCGCTATCAAGATACACGTTATGTTCAACTTGAAATGCCAATTAACGCGATTGAAGTGGGTTATCATAGCGCTGAGATAATGTTAAATGGTGCGCGGTTTGAGACAGAGCTTTGGGTGACGCCTAGACAGTGTTATGACCCGATTGAACAACATAAAAAGCTCCTTGGATTGTCTATTCAACTATATTCGTTAAAGCCTGCAGGCAGCAAGCTAAGTGCGGATTTTTATGAGCTAAAGCAATTAGTTGAGGCTAGCGCAGCTGAAGGGGTTGACTATATTTTGTTAAACCCACTGCATTTATTATTTGTTGATGAACCAGAAAAAGCGAGCCCGTACAGCCCAAATGACCGACGCCTACTGCACCCTTTTTACATTTCTATAGAGCTGTTGTGTGAACAATTTGGCTTAGATGTGAGTGTGTTCGCCGACTATTTAGACGTCTCAAAGAGTAACTTGAGCGCGACATATCTTGATATGACTCACTGTATGGAAAGTAAGCTTAACGCGTTACGTTTTGCGTGGCAGCTATTGTGTGAACAAAATGGAGCGTGGCGTGCAGACTTTGCTCGATTCTGCCAGACTAAGCAGCAAGAGCTTAAGGCATTTGAGGACGATGAATTTGCTAAGTTTTTACAATGGCTTGCGTTTGAGCAATTAACTCAATGCCAATCTTCGGCACTGAATGCCGGTATGGCCGTAGGTTTAATCAATGACTTAGCCGTTGGTTGTGCTGACGGCTCAAGTGAATACAACAGCAATAAAAATTTGTATGCCGAACATGCTTGTGTGGGCGCACCTCCGGACCCTTGGGCGGAGCTCGGTCAAAACTGGGGGTTACCAGCGTTAAACCCAGTTAAGTTAAAAGCGCAGCGCTTTGCATTTTTTAAACAATTGATCCAAGCAAACATCACCGGTGTTGGGGCATTAAGAATTGACCATGTGATGGGCCTAAGAAGGTTGTGGTGGTGTTTTTATCAAGATCAGCAGCAAACAGGTTGCTATGTATATTATCCATTTGAGTACCTTTTAGCGATCCTCAAAATTGAGTCTGTCAAACATCAAGTAATGATCATTGGTGAAGACTTAGGGGTTGTTCCAATCGAAATCAAAGAAGCAATGTCTGAGTCTCATATATACAGCAATATTCTTTTTTACTTCGAGAAGGATTATCACGGTCAGTTTTTAGCACCTACGCACTATAAGCACAATGCGTTACTCATGGTTGCTAACCATGACGTCCCGCCATTTTTTGGCTGGTGGAGCCATGATGACCTTAGGTTGAAGCGTGAATATCAGTTATTGAGCGAACCCCAACTAACAAAAGCGGATGAAGAGCGAGCATCCGAGCGAGAGAAGCTTTGTCATTGGCTTGGTCGCTATGGTGAGGTGAGTGTCAGCCTTGCGAGCGAAGCCCGTGATGTGTATCAGGCGCTGATCAATGTACTCGCCAAGTCGCCTGCAAAAATGCTGACAATTCAGTTTGATGACCTCGACGAACAGAAGTTACCAGTCAATATTCCTGGTACTGACCAAGAGTATCCAAACTGGAGAAGGCGACTTAATCAGACATCAGCGGAAATTATTGCAAGATCTCGGCCGCTGATCCGAGATGCGGTAACCAGCAGGAATGAATAG
- a CDS encoding isoamylase early set domain-containing protein, with protein sequence MLTKRFFKTKDEAEITFSFSHPEAKTVELAGDFNDWQPEPMKFIKKDSAFKLKHRLPTDKDYHFRYLIDGEVWDNDHQADDYVPNGFGEDNSVVSTARA encoded by the coding sequence ATGCTCACTAAACGGTTTTTCAAAACAAAAGACGAAGCAGAAATTACATTTTCATTTTCACACCCAGAAGCGAAAACGGTGGAACTTGCTGGTGATTTTAATGATTGGCAACCCGAGCCGATGAAATTCATCAAAAAAGACAGTGCGTTTAAGCTTAAACACCGTTTACCAACCGATAAAGACTACCACTTCAGATATTTGATTGATGGCGAAGTCTGGGACAATGATCATCAAGCAGATGATTATGTGCCAAACGGCTTTGGAGAAGACAACAGTGTTGTGTCCACAGCGAGAGCGTAA
- a CDS encoding putative bifunctional diguanylate cyclase/phosphodiesterase, translating into MPNAIRLTSTLLLGTLFVVILLHLSFKAHVLELLATTSANEHLTTSMVSPWYSPLLHGLSFAASGNHTYVAVESTLGIPKYLDVSTVWYAVFTSPITLISIATLLAIVTYLFKSERRYRNQDEDISEVNKDVGGILTRLEVDSAPLHHQSSLAKLSHAIHDLSSHLARVKRHSESQIFQDKLTKLIDRHAYIDHIEAKLKQAELARQKCGLLFIDLDGFKQVNDSFGHSFGDEILIQVAARLSKVVRQYGLEDCHPIHGLEQNLSRLGGDEFSLFIPKLNNPSLCTEIAQSILSDIERDFLLGNKLVKIGASIGIAVYPDSAATPNSLLQMADVAMYRAKTDGRGIFKVYSPEMGSKMRRYHYLLQELRLAISAQSFYLSFQPIVHVEDCAIDYFEALIRWNHPIEGQIPPAEFIPIAEESNLILELGDWILLESCRQMCAWHNAGMKKVKISVNVSGIQLKHRKVFEWVNAALEKTGLPATALMLEITESTLIKASNETISQLQQCRDAGISVAIDDFGTGFSSLSTLADLPIDVIKIDKLFITQANSNPKYRKILNSISELGQQLELKIVAEGVEQTEQFELVKNLGISCVQGYLVSRPESSNNVGSKVLNGNVNHIAATGTSIWLPEQVG; encoded by the coding sequence ATGCCAAACGCGATAAGACTAACAAGTACCCTACTTCTGGGCACATTATTTGTAGTCATATTGCTGCATCTGTCTTTTAAGGCTCATGTGCTTGAGCTGCTCGCTACAACCTCGGCAAATGAACACCTTACAACATCAATGGTATCACCTTGGTATTCCCCACTACTGCACGGCTTGAGCTTTGCAGCAAGCGGAAACCACACCTATGTTGCGGTAGAATCAACACTAGGAATACCCAAATATCTGGATGTAAGTACAGTTTGGTATGCCGTGTTTACTTCTCCAATCACTCTAATTTCAATTGCAACTTTACTCGCTATTGTTACGTATCTTTTTAAATCAGAGCGCCGCTATCGTAATCAAGATGAAGATATAAGCGAGGTGAATAAGGACGTTGGAGGAATATTGACGCGTTTAGAGGTTGATAGTGCGCCACTACATCATCAGTCTTCTCTTGCCAAGCTCAGCCATGCGATCCACGATTTGTCTAGTCATCTTGCACGAGTAAAACGCCATTCAGAGTCTCAAATTTTTCAAGACAAGCTCACTAAGTTAATAGATAGACATGCATATATTGACCATATCGAGGCAAAGTTAAAGCAAGCAGAGTTGGCGCGACAAAAATGTGGCCTGCTATTTATTGATTTGGACGGCTTTAAGCAGGTCAATGATTCCTTTGGCCACAGTTTTGGCGACGAAATTCTGATCCAAGTTGCCGCTCGGCTCTCCAAAGTGGTTCGCCAATATGGTTTAGAAGATTGCCACCCTATTCATGGCCTTGAACAAAACCTTTCAAGACTCGGCGGCGATGAATTTTCGCTATTTATTCCCAAATTAAACAATCCAAGTTTGTGCACAGAAATCGCACAGTCCATTCTTAGTGATATAGAGCGTGATTTCTTGCTTGGCAATAAGCTTGTCAAAATTGGAGCAAGTATCGGCATCGCGGTATACCCAGATAGTGCAGCAACACCAAACTCATTATTACAGATGGCTGATGTTGCTATGTACAGAGCAAAAACGGATGGTCGTGGGATTTTTAAAGTTTATTCCCCCGAAATGGGTTCGAAAATGCGACGTTATCACTACCTCTTACAAGAGTTACGACTCGCTATCTCTGCGCAAAGCTTTTATCTGTCATTCCAACCAATAGTGCATGTTGAAGATTGTGCTATCGACTATTTTGAGGCGCTTATTCGTTGGAACCACCCGATAGAAGGACAAATTCCACCGGCCGAATTTATTCCAATTGCAGAGGAGTCTAATTTGATTCTAGAGCTTGGTGATTGGATCCTACTTGAGTCGTGTAGGCAAATGTGTGCATGGCACAATGCAGGGATGAAAAAGGTAAAAATCTCAGTCAATGTTTCTGGAATACAACTAAAGCACAGAAAGGTCTTTGAATGGGTAAATGCTGCCCTAGAAAAAACCGGTTTACCAGCCACTGCTTTGATGTTGGAGATCACTGAATCTACTCTTATCAAGGCCAGCAATGAAACGATTTCACAATTGCAACAATGCCGAGATGCAGGAATAAGTGTCGCGATTGACGACTTTGGAACAGGTTTTAGCTCACTAAGCACCCTCGCCGATTTACCTATTGATGTGATAAAAATCGATAAACTGTTTATCACTCAAGCTAATAGCAACCCTAAGTATCGTAAGATCCTCAATTCCATCAGCGAACTTGGACAGCAGTTAGAATTAAAAATTGTTGCCGAGGGCGTTGAACAAACCGAACAATTTGAGCTAGTTAAAAACTTAGGAATTAGCTGTGTACAGGGGTATTTAGTTAGCAGGCCTGAAAGCTCAAATAATGTTGGTAGCAAAGTGTTAAATGGCAATGTGAATCATATCGCAGCCACCGGCACCAGCATTTGGTTACCAGAGCAAGTTGGATAA
- a CDS encoding Lrp/AsnC family transcriptional regulator encodes MISSQDEKLIALLRNNARESISELARKLDLSRTTVQNRIAKLEQNGVIKGYRVEFAEQYMDDLVSAHVSIKVKQKLTTKANLALQQLPNVSSLYAISGEYDLIAVVEAQSLEQLSHLLDEIGNLEGVERTNSSVILETKFKR; translated from the coding sequence ATGATTAGTTCACAAGACGAAAAGCTCATTGCACTGTTGCGTAATAACGCACGAGAGAGCATTTCTGAGTTAGCACGTAAGTTAGACCTTTCCAGAACCACAGTACAAAATCGTATCGCAAAATTAGAGCAAAATGGCGTAATTAAAGGCTATCGCGTAGAGTTCGCGGAGCAGTATATGGACGATTTAGTATCGGCACACGTTTCTATCAAGGTAAAACAAAAACTCACGACAAAGGCGAATTTGGCATTGCAGCAGTTGCCAAATGTTTCTTCGCTTTATGCCATTAGTGGGGAATATGACTTGATTGCCGTTGTTGAAGCGCAGAGTTTGGAGCAGTTGAGTCATCTGCTAGATGAAATCGGTAATTTAGAAGGGGTTGAGCGTACTAATTCTTCGGTTATTCTAGAAACCAAATTTAAGCGATAG
- a CDS encoding aspartate aminotransferase family protein gives MQANRELFDEVMVPNYNPSAVIPVKGQGSRVWDQTGKEFIDFAGGIAVNCLGHCHPALVSALKEQGEKIWHLSNVMTNEPALRLAKKLTDATFAEKVYFANSGAEANEAALKLARRWALDKFGAEKTQIIAFNKGFHGRTFFTVTVGGQAAYSDGFGPKPADITHIDYNDLAAFEKTISDNTCAVMMEPLQGEGGIISPNAEFVQAVRELCDKHNALLIFDEVQTGVGRTGDLYAYQGLGVTPDILTSAKALGGGFPIGAMLTTTEIAAHLKVGTHGSTYGGNPLACAVAEAAFDTVNTESVLAGVKAKEQLFRDGLNAINDKYNVFSEVRGKGLLLGAVLNDKFEGRARDFLVASAEHGLMSLVAGTNVVRFTPSLVITDEEIQQGLARFEQAVAAVVNG, from the coding sequence ATGCAAGCAAATCGCGAATTATTCGATGAAGTCATGGTTCCAAACTACAACCCGTCAGCTGTCATTCCTGTTAAAGGCCAAGGCTCTCGCGTATGGGATCAGACAGGTAAAGAGTTCATCGATTTTGCAGGCGGTATCGCCGTAAACTGTCTAGGCCATTGTCATCCTGCGCTAGTCTCTGCACTTAAAGAGCAAGGCGAAAAAATTTGGCACCTATCAAATGTGATGACCAACGAGCCTGCGCTTCGCCTTGCCAAAAAGTTAACTGATGCAACATTCGCAGAAAAAGTCTATTTCGCAAACTCAGGCGCTGAAGCAAACGAGGCGGCACTTAAACTTGCGCGTCGTTGGGCACTGGATAAATTTGGTGCAGAAAAAACGCAAATTATCGCATTCAATAAAGGCTTCCATGGTCGTACTTTCTTCACGGTAACGGTTGGTGGTCAAGCAGCCTATTCTGACGGTTTTGGTCCAAAACCTGCTGATATCACTCACATCGACTATAACGATTTAGCTGCATTTGAAAAAACAATCTCAGACAATACTTGCGCAGTCATGATGGAACCGCTTCAAGGTGAAGGCGGGATCATTTCTCCAAATGCTGAGTTTGTGCAAGCTGTGCGCGAGCTATGTGATAAGCACAACGCGCTACTTATTTTTGATGAAGTACAAACGGGTGTTGGCCGAACTGGTGATCTATATGCTTATCAAGGGCTAGGTGTAACACCTGATATCCTAACTAGCGCAAAAGCACTAGGCGGCGGTTTCCCGATTGGCGCGATGCTTACCACCACTGAAATTGCAGCTCACCTTAAAGTGGGCACCCATGGCTCAACCTATGGCGGTAATCCACTAGCCTGCGCGGTAGCGGAAGCTGCATTTGACACAGTAAATACAGAATCGGTGTTAGCTGGCGTAAAAGCCAAAGAACAACTATTCAGAGATGGCCTAAATGCTATCAACGACAAATACAATGTATTTTCTGAAGTTCGCGGTAAAGGTCTTCTTCTTGGTGCAGTACTCAATGACAAATTTGAAGGCCGTGCACGCGACTTTCTTGTAGCAAGTGCAGAGCACGGCTTAATGTCATTAGTTGCTGGCACTAACGTAGTTCGTTTTACACCTTCTCTTGTGATCACTGATGAAGAGATCCAACAAGGCCTAGCACGCTTTGAACAAGCAGTTGCTGCAGTAGTAAACGGCTAA